In the Pseudomonas sp. DTU_2021_1001937_2_SI_NGA_ILE_001 genome, one interval contains:
- the antB gene encoding anthranilate 1,2-dioxygenase small subunit → MNPQLHYQIEQFFFRKCELCDAQDWDAYLALFSEDSEFHLPQWESEHSYTSDPKKGMSLIYYANRSGLEDRVFRIRTGKAASTIPMPRTLHNIGNLRIAERAGGQLQVKANWTTLYHRLGQSEQFFGYATYDLRPSGDSFVITRKHVVLLNDTINSVLDFYHL, encoded by the coding sequence ATGAATCCGCAACTGCACTACCAGATCGAGCAATTCTTTTTCCGCAAATGCGAGCTGTGCGACGCCCAGGACTGGGACGCCTACCTGGCACTGTTCAGCGAAGACAGCGAGTTCCACCTGCCGCAGTGGGAGTCCGAGCACAGCTACACCAGCGACCCGAAGAAAGGCATGTCGCTGATCTACTACGCCAACCGCTCCGGGCTGGAAGACCGGGTGTTCCGCATTCGCACCGGCAAGGCTGCCTCGACCATCCCGATGCCACGCACCCTGCACAACATCGGCAACCTGCGCATTGCCGAACGGGCGGGCGGCCAGCTGCAGGTCAAGGCCAACTGGACCACCCTGTACCACCGCCTGGGCCAGAGCGAGCAGTTCTTCGGCTACGCCACCTATGACCTGCGCCCGAGCGGCGACAGCTTCGTGATCACCCGCAAGCATGTCGTGCTGCTCAACGACACCATCAACTCGGTGCTGGACTTCTATCACCTCTGA
- the antA gene encoding anthranilate 1,2-dioxygenase large subunit, whose translation MNPTRSVDQWKDFINGCLDFRPAEGVFRIARDMFTEPELFDLEMELIFEKNWIYACHESEIANKHDFLTMRAGRQPMIITRDGEGQLHALINACQHRGTTLTRVMKGNQSTFTCPFHAWCYKSDGRLVKVKAPGEYPEGFDKATRGLKKARIASYKGFVFISLDAEGQDSLEDFLGDAKVFFDMMVAQSPTGELEVLPGKSTYTYDGNWKLQNENGLDGYHVSTVHYNYVATVQHRQQVNAEKGGASSTLDYSKLGAGDAQTDDGWFSFHNGHSLLFSDMPNPTVRPGYAAVMPRLVAEYGQAKAEWMMHRLRNLNIYPSLFFMDQISSQLRIVRPVAWNKTEVISQCIGVKGESDADRESRIRQFEDFFNVSGMGTPDDLVEFREAQRGFQARLERWSDISRGHGKWVEGPTANSEAIGIQPALTGTEFTHEGLYVNQHNNWQRFLLQGLDKIAQDQPLKLREV comes from the coding sequence ATGAACCCAACAAGAAGCGTCGATCAGTGGAAGGACTTCATCAACGGCTGCCTGGACTTTCGCCCCGCCGAAGGCGTGTTCCGCATCGCCCGGGACATGTTCACCGAGCCGGAGCTGTTCGACCTGGAGATGGAACTGATCTTCGAGAAAAACTGGATCTACGCCTGCCATGAGAGCGAGATCGCCAACAAGCATGACTTCCTGACCATGCGTGCCGGTCGCCAGCCGATGATCATCACCCGTGATGGCGAAGGCCAGCTGCACGCGCTGATCAACGCCTGCCAGCACCGCGGCACTACCCTGACGCGGGTGATGAAAGGCAACCAGAGCACCTTCACCTGCCCCTTCCACGCCTGGTGCTACAAGAGCGACGGGCGCCTGGTGAAGGTCAAGGCGCCGGGCGAGTACCCCGAAGGCTTCGACAAGGCCACCCGTGGCCTGAAGAAGGCGCGCATCGCCAGCTACAAGGGCTTCGTGTTCATCAGCCTCGACGCCGAAGGCCAGGACAGCCTGGAAGACTTCCTCGGCGACGCCAAGGTGTTCTTCGACATGATGGTCGCCCAGTCGCCCACCGGCGAGCTGGAAGTGCTGCCCGGCAAGTCGACCTACACCTACGACGGCAACTGGAAGCTGCAGAACGAAAACGGCCTGGACGGCTACCACGTGAGCACCGTGCACTACAACTACGTGGCCACCGTGCAGCACCGCCAGCAGGTCAACGCCGAGAAAGGCGGCGCCAGCAGCACCCTGGACTACAGCAAGCTCGGTGCCGGCGATGCGCAGACCGACGACGGCTGGTTCTCCTTCCACAACGGCCACAGCCTGCTGTTCAGCGACATGCCCAACCCCACCGTACGCCCCGGCTATGCCGCAGTGATGCCGCGCCTGGTGGCCGAGTACGGCCAGGCCAAGGCCGAGTGGATGATGCACCGCCTGCGCAACCTGAACATCTACCCCAGCCTGTTCTTCATGGACCAGATCAGCTCGCAGCTGCGCATCGTGCGCCCGGTGGCCTGGAACAAGACCGAGGTCATCAGCCAGTGCATCGGCGTGAAGGGCGAGTCCGACGCCGACCGAGAAAGCCGTATCCGCCAGTTCGAAGACTTCTTCAACGTTTCGGGGATGGGTACGCCAGACGACCTGGTGGAGTTCCGCGAGGCCCAGCGCGGCTTCCAGGCCCGCCTGGAGCGCTGGAGCGACATTTCCCGCGGCCATGGCAAATGGGTCGAAGGCCCCACCGCCAACAGCGAGGCGATCGGCATCCAGCCCGCACTGACCGGCACCGAATTCACCCATGAAGGCCTGTACGTCAACCAGCACAACAACTGGCAGCGCTTCCTGTTGCAAGGCCTGGACAAGATCGCCCAGGACCAGCCCCTGAAGCTGCGCGAGGTATGA